Below is a window of Quercus robur chromosome 6, dhQueRobu3.1, whole genome shotgun sequence DNA.
taaaatgtattttgtcaaaagattagccaattatataaatatgtcCTTAAtatgatacaagatagaaattctactgtagcctaatctaagtgtatatgtgtgtgaagctcccttttggagacttgaacctcggCTCTTGCCCCACATACCTCAcaaaacacttatacttgtggagtgaccaccacaCAAAGGGTGCGTAGtgttattaatatattattatgtatatgATACTAACTGACCACCTCATCCTAAAAGATCTCAACATTAAAAACATGGTAACAGCTCATCACTTCTCTCTTacttcttttgtgtgtgtttggatgtAGAAGGAAAgattattttactaatatatacttgtcaattataaattaacaattaattatgaggatataaaagtaatttcacaaaaatgtgaaaaatttctAAGGatataaaagtaaatttataaattaggagggtgagaaaaaataaaattggcgAGACctaaaaagaaacaatttttcttcacatttcttttctcacccatatttTCTTCTAaccaaataaaggaaaaattttcCATTCTCTTTCCTTTTGCCAATTTCCTTCTAACCAATCATAGCTTTAGTGAAtgaaattaaagataaaaaactGAAATGAGTTTCAGTTAAATTTAGAAGTCGCAATTTACATTTTAGACTTAACAACAGTTTTTATATAACatagcctttttatttttttgaggaaaaatataatataacctTGACTGGTTTAAGTTCGCAAAATACCTTGTACTATACTGCAGGAGTGTTGCGTCTGCACTCTCCAATGTCCAACCTAATATTCAACTTGGCAAACCTACTCTAATTAAACACTCGTGACCTTATGAACTTTACTCGGtgttgttctcaaaaaccatacttggctgccactctttctctctctctttatatatatatatatatatatatatatatatatatatttatatttatagcCTAAAAAATAATGTAAGATTAACTCTTTTTCGACGAAAAAGGTAAATAACGGGTCTTTGAGTAGAAGTGTAGAACTATTCAATTTGAGTGAACGTTAAATCCCTTTACATAATGGCCCCTCTTTGAATCAAAAAGATTATATGTATAATTAATTAACCTAAAAATTAATGTAagattaacttattttttcgATAAAATGGTAAATGAAGGGAATAAAATATAGGCTGACGGGCCTTATTAAATGGGCCTGATGGATCCTGGTCCGTGGGCTGACGGAGAGCTAGCCCAACTTGCGCAAAGGCCCATAGTGGATAGATACAGCAAAAACCCTGGATGAAGAGTACTTACTACCCACACCTGAATCATCATAGAATcccaaagaaaataggaatccTAGCGCAAAAGGAATTCCGGAAGATACGCGCACCGAAGgaagatcttctctacaaggaaaggTCTTGCTCATCACGTTTGGAACTATTCAAGTAGAGTCTAAGGAAAAGACTTATATACGAAGGAAGAGGTGCCAgccttctactactataaaagccctaaTGCTctcagaaatcgaggtatgcataatttaccatctctagcactctagagttgtgagaatagttctaacttgacattcggagggtatttggccaacaccacaccagtgctctctattaggtcttctctttttgtcgTGCAGGTGCTATTTCGAGTGTGCGAGGATTgtgtggctcactggtgatttttacggcatcatcagttaacgccgtctgtgggaatcgTTGGGTTTAGCCAGACTATCACTTCCCGGACataagagttgcatggtactcactcgctcgatGGCCACCACCAACAACGTTCAAGGAGACGAGTCGCCCCGATCCACTGCGTTGGAGAGGCAGGTCCAAACTCTCATGGCAGCAGTAGAGCGTCTCATAAAACAGAACCACGATCTAGAGGAACAGCTACGTCAAAGGGACGCAGGACGTGATGTTCAAGAGGAAAACCAAGAAGGTACCAGTGCCGAAAGAAGGGACCAAGAGAGGCCGGAGGGCAGTAATGCCCCAAGCAGACCGGAGCGGTAGAACCTGAGCCTTCCATCTCTCATGGATACGGCCCCAACACCTATTGTCGCAgggatgcaggcgatgaaggaacaaatggaggtcaTGATGAATGCCCTCAAAGAACGAGTGTCCAATGATCTTGATGAACTAGTAAACAGAACTAACTCACCATTCACCGTcaccgtcaactccttccccctgccaCAGAAATTTCGCATGCCCTAGATTGAAAGCTACGACGAGGTCAAGGATcccctcgatcacctagagacttTCAAGACGCTGATGCACCTTTAAGGAGTACCAGAcgagatcatgtgtagggcctttcCTATGACGCTGAAGGGTCCTgcgagaatttggttcagtaAATTAATACCGAACTCCATCAATACTTTCAAGGAGTTAAGCGCCCAATTCACCTCGCACTTTATTGAGGGACATAGGTACAAGAGGTCTACTGCGTGCTTAATGAGCatcaagcagcgagaagacgagACGCTGTGGTCCTACATAACTCGTTTCAATAAGGAGACCCTTTCAATTGACGAAGCGGATGATAAGATACTTATAGCAGCATTCACTAATGGGTTacggaagggtaagtttttgttttctttatacaagaacgacccaaaaaccatgtcggACGTGCACTACAAagccaccaagtacatgaacgcgGAAGATGCACTGCTAGCCCGAGAGGAGAAGCCCAGAAAGAGGGAAAGGCAGGAGGACACACGATAGGATAGGGGGCGAAAGATGGCTAGCACCGGAGATCAACGAGATGAAAGATGCTCTAGACCCCCCACTGGGAAGTTCACTAGCTTCACCCCATTAACCggcccgatagatcaagtcttAATGCAGATCAAAGATGAAGGAGCACTGACGTTCCCTGGAAAGCTAAAGGGAGATCCCAACAAGAGGCCAAGggacaagtattgtcgcttccaccgtgaccacgGGCATGACACAGCCAACTGCTACAATCTAAAACAGCAGATTGAGGCACTTATTAGACAAGGGAAGCTACAGAGGTTCGTCAACAAGGAAAGAACCGATTTGCCCCAGGAGCAAGCCCCACGACGGGAGAACGAGCGCCCTAGACCACCTATAGGGGACATAAGAATGATCGTAGGGGGCACAACCGTTAGCGGATCTTCCAAAAAAGCCCGTAAAACCTACCTCAGAATGGTTCATAGCGTCCAACTTACAGGATCCGTACCTAAAATGCCACATATAGATAACCCCGTCATCGGATTTTCAGAAGATGATTCTCGGAGACTTCATCATCCGTATGACGACGCACTTGTGGTCAGTTTGCAAATAGGAGATTATAACATGCATCGGGTCCTTGTCGACAATGGCAGCTCAGCGGACATCCTATACTACCTGAcattccagcaaatgaggattgatagggAATAGTTAACCCCAACGAATGTCCTGCTCGTGGGATTTGGAGGAACGAAGGTGTTCCCCTTGGACATCCTATGCTAGCCCGAGAGGAGAAGCCCAGAAAGAGGGAAAGGCAGGAGGACACACGACAGGATAAGGGGCGAAAGATGGCTAGAACCGGAGATCAACGAGATGAAAGATGCTCTAGACCCCCCACAGGGAAGTTCACTAGCTTTACCCCATTAGCCGTCCTGATAGATCAAGTCTTAATGCAGATCAAAGATAAAGGAGAACTGAAGTTCTCTAGAAAGCTAAAGGGAGATCCCAACAAGAGGCCAAGGGACAAGTATTGCCACTTCCATCGTGACAACGGGCACGACACAGCCAACTGCTACGATCTAAAACAGCAGATTGAGGCTCTTATTAGACAAGGGAAGCTACAGAGGTTCGTCAACAAGGAAAGAACCAATCCGCCCCAGGAGCAAGCCCCACGACGGGAGAACGAGCGCCCTAGACCACTTGTAGGGGACATAAGAATGATTGTAGGGGGCACAACCACTGGcagatcttccaaaaaagcCCGTAAAACCTACCTTAGAATGGTTCATAGCATCCAACTTAAAGGATCCGTACCTAAAATGCCACAAATAGATAACCCCGTCATCGGATTTTCAGAAGATGATGCTCGGAGACTTCATCATCCGTATGACAACACACTTGTGGTCAGTTGCAAATAGGAGATTATAACATGCATCGGGTCCTTGTCGACAACGGCAACTCAGTGGACATCCTATACTACCCGGcattccagcaaatgaggattgatagggAACAGTTAACCCCAACGAATGCCCTGCTCGTGGGATTTGGAGGAACGAAGGTGTTCCCCTTGGGCGCAATCACACTATCTGTGACGGCAGGTGACTATCCCCAGCAGATCACTAGGGAGGTGACATTTCTCGTAGTCGACTGCTTGTCCGCCTACAATGCCATTCTTGGACGGCCCACTCTCAATTCCTGGAAGGCGGTGACTTCAACATACCACTTAATGATTAAATTCTTGACGGATTACGGGGTAGGAGAACTGCGGGGAAATCAAATCGCAGCACGGGAATGCTATATTGCCATGTTAGAGATGGAGGATCAACAGCAAACAATGTGTATTGGAGAGCAACGAGCACTGGCAGAGCCAGTGAAGGAACTGGAAGAGGTGAACCTTGATAGCTCACGGCCGGAACAAACAACTAGAATTGGCACGCTAGCTAGTTGGCCAGTACGCCAAGCGCTCACGACTTTCCTCAGAGATAACCAAGATGTGTTTGCTTGgagccatgaagacatgccaggaATTGACCCCTCAGTCATAGTTCACATGTTAAATGTATCGCCTTCATTCCCTCCAATCCGACAAAAGAAACGAGTGTTCACCCAGGAGCGGGACAAGGCCATAGCGGAGGAGATTTCATCCGAGAAGTATACTACCCCGACTGGTTGGCATATGTCGTCATGGTTAAAAAGGCCAACAAAAActggaggatgtgcgtagattTCACGGACCTCAACAAGGCTTGCTTTAAAGACAGCTACCCGCTCCCATGGATAGATACCTTGGTAGATTCAACTGCAAGACACCAGCTCCTAAGTTTCATGAACGCTTTCTCGGGCtacaaccaaatcaagatggATGAAtttgatcaagagaagacctccTTTGTTGCAAGCCAGGGACTATTTtactacaaggtgatgcctttcggaCTCAAAAATGCtggggcaacataccaaaggTTAATAAACAAGATGTTTGCGCACCAGATTGGCAGGACTgtacaagtttatgttgacGACATGTTGGTGAAGAGTCTGCGTGAAGACGATCACCTAGACGACCTCAGGGAGACCTTTGACAAACTCCGATCATTCAACACGAAGCTGAATCCAAACAAGTGCGCCTTCAGAGTGACGATGGGGAAATTCTTGGgcttcatggtgtcccaaagaggtATAAAGGTCAACCTGGAGAAGTTACTAGCCATAATGGAATTGGAACCACCAAGGACAGTAAAAGAGGTCCAGAGTTTGAATGGAAAAATCGCAGCCCTGAACAAGTTCGTCTCGAGAGCAATGAATAGATGCATGCCTTTCTTCTGCACTCTAAGAAAATCATTTGAGTGGATGGACGAATGCCAGACAGCATTTGACAACTTAAAGGCATATCTTTCCTCTCCATCGTTGCTCAGTCCATCCAAGCCAGGAGAAGagctttacttgtatttagccGTTTCACAGGCCGCTGTAAGAGCAGCTTTGGTAAGAGAGGAAGATGGATCGCAGAAACCAGTCTACTTTATGAGCCGAGCGCTCCGAGGGGCAGAAGAGAGGTACCCTCAAATGGAGAAGTTGGCTTTCGCGTTGATAATCACAGCGCGAAAACTCAAACTGTACTTCCAAGCACATACCATCGTTGTCTTGATGGACAAGCCCCTAAGAAAAGCTATAAGTAGTCTAGAGGCAGCAGGAAGAATGACTTTGTGGGCAGTGGAGCTCAGTGAGTTTGATATACAATACTGTCTGCGAACGGTTGTAAAAGGGTAGGTAGTGGCTGACTTTATCGCCGAATTCACCTTTAAGGATGGCCAGGGGGCAGAGGAGAAAAGACAGTGGAGTATTTATACAGACGGATCTTTAAACAGACGAGCTGGAGGGGCCGGCGTGGTAATCCAAACCCCGGAAGGAGATAAGATCCGTTGTATGATCAGACTAGATTTCCTCCCAACCAACAACGAGGCAGAATATGAAGCCTTGGTGGCAGGGCTAGACCTCGCAAAAGTTGCAGGTACGGAAAACATAGTCGTACATTGTGACTCACAGGTAGTGACGAGTCAGATTAATGGCGGATACGAATGTAATAATGAAAGGATGAAGAGGTATCTAGAAGAAGTGAAGTACCGAATCGGCGACCTCGAAGTCAAATTCGtccaaatcccaagggaagaaaaCGAATGTGCCGACCATCTAGCAAAAGTTGTCTCAGTAGAATTTATGCTTGTCCCCGAACAGGTATTATCCTTTGTTCAAGCCTCCTCACTTATTGATGACGAAATGAATATGAAGGTAGTAGACACTGAACGCAATTGGACTACGCCATTGATGTCATATCTGAGAACCGGCGTGTTACCAGACGAGAAGGACGCCGCTAGAAAGTTGAAGGTCCGGGCATCACGATTTACGTTGATAAAAGATGTCTTATACAAAAGAGGGTTCTCTCAACCATACATGAGGTGTCTAGGCTATGAGGAAGCAAATTACGTAATGAGAGAAATCCATGAGGGCATTTGCAGAAACCACTCAAGAGCATGGTCGGTAGTACACAAGATGATCCGAACAGGATACTATTGGCCCACAATGCTGAAGGACGCGCAAGCTTATGTCAAGTCCTGTGACAAGTgtcagaggttcagcaatttcatcaaacaaccatccgaagagctgacccccaTGACAGCACCTTGGCCGTTCGCTCAATGGGGGCTAGATATCATAGGCCCATTCCTGATAGCGATAAGGCAACTAAAGTTTTTGGTAGTTGGCATAGActatttcactaagtgggtagAAGCAGAGGCCTTAGCAACTATCACGGAGAAGAACATCCGAAGTTTTGTCTGGAGAAATATCATATGCAAGTATGGGATACCCAGAGTGCTGGTCTCAGACAACAGTAGGCAATTTGACAACAATGCATTCAGAGACTTCTGCTCGGAGctagggatcaagaatcactactcgtcGCCCGCACACCCACAAGCTAATGGGCAAGTAGAAGTCACGAACCAATCCTTTCTCAAGATAATCAAGACTCgactcgagggggcaaagggtgtCTGGCTGGACGAACTACCAAGCGTTCTATATGCATACCGGACTACAGCAAGAACACCCACTGGAGAAACGCCATTTCAACTAGTATACGGAAGTGAAGCTGTCATTCCCGCAGAAGTGGGGCTCACAAGCTACCAGGTGAAGAACTACGACAAGGATAAGAATGAAGAGGCCATGCACCTTtagctcgacctagtggacgaaGTTAGAGCGGCAGCATAGCAAAGGTTGGCGCGTTATCAAAATCTCATGGCGAAACACTACAACTCCAAAGTAAGGCACATAGACTTTCAGGTCGGCGATCTTGTACTACGGAAGGTAATAGGCACCACTAGAGATCCTTCGCAAGGAAAGTttggccccaactgggaaggatcTTACAGGATTGCTTCATGGCAGAGGAAGGGCACCTACCACCTCGAGACGTTGGACGAACAAAAGCTGCAACACCCATGGAACACGGAGCATCTACgaaaatactaccagtagagaTAATATGAAGAACAGCGACAATCCCTAATTTAccagtttatttaattttagctacaaattactagttttttctttgacaaCTTTTGCTATAATACTTTGTACCTTTTTAAACCCAAGGGGGCAGGTACTTTTTCCaacaaacatatttttattttaaagaggaatattCAGATACAACCATGCTTTTCTACTTGAATTCTTACAAAAGTTCATAAGAGAACTAGAGAAAATAACATccaaaaagtggacggatcacccataggGTGAAAACTAc
It encodes the following:
- the LOC126690149 gene encoding uncharacterized protein LOC126690149; the protein is MDEFDQEKTSFVASQGLFYYKVMPFGLKNAGATYQRLINKMFAHQIGRTVQVYVDDMLVKSLREDDHLDDLRETFDKLRSFNTKLNPNKCAFRVTMGKFLGFMVSQRGIKVNLEKLLAIMELEPPRTVKEVQSLNGKIAALNKFVSRAMNRCMPFFCTLRKSFEWMDECQTAFDNLKAYLSSPSLLSPSKPGEELYLYLAVSQAAVRAALVREEDGSQKPVYFMSRALRGAEERYPQMEKLAFALIITARKLKLYFQAHTIVVLMDKPLRKAISSLEAAGRMTLWAVELSEFDIQYCLRTVVKGRAGGAGVVIQTPEGDKIRCMIRLDFLPTNNEAEYEALVAGLDLAKVAGTENIVVHCDSQVVTSQINGGYECNNERMKRYLEEVKYRIGDLEVKFVQIPREENECADHLAKVVSVEFMLVPEQVLSFVQASSLIDDEMNMKVVDTERNWTTPLMSYLRTGVLPDEKDAARKLKVRASRFTLIKDVLYKRGFSQPYMRCLGYEEANYVMREIHEGICRNHSRAWSVVHKMIRTGYYWPTMLKDAQAYVKSCDKFGIDYFTKWVEAEALATITEKNIRSFVWRNIICKYGIPRVLVSDNSRQFDNNAFRDFCSELGIKNHYSSPAHPQANGQVEVTNQSFLKIIKTRLEGAKGVWLDELPSVLYAYRTTARTPTGETPFQLVYGSEAVIPAEVGLTSYQVKNYDKDKNEEAMHL
- the LOC126690147 gene encoding uncharacterized protein LOC126690147, with protein sequence MASTGDQRDERCSRPPTGKFTSFTPLTGPIDQVLMQIKDEGALTFPGKLKGDPNKRPRDKYCRFHRDHGHDTANCYNLKQQIEALIRQGKLQRFVNKERTDLPQEQAPRRENERPRPPIGDIRMIVGGTTVSGSSKKARKTYLRMVHSVQLTGSVPKMPHIDNPVIGFSEDDSRRLHHPYDDALVVSLQIGDYNMHRVLVDNGSSADILYYLTFQQMRIDRE
- the LOC126690148 gene encoding uncharacterized protein LOC126690148, encoding MARTGDQRDERCSRPPTGKFTSFTPLAVLIDQVLMQIKDKGELKFSRKLKGDPNKRPRDKYCHFHRDNGHDTANCYDLKQQIEALIRQGKLQRFVNKERTNPPQEQAPRRENERPRPLVGDIRMIVGGTTTGRSSKKARKTYLRMVHSIQLKGSVPKMPQIDNPVIGFSEDDARRLHHPYDNTLVVSCK